One region of Chitinophaga varians genomic DNA includes:
- a CDS encoding AraC family transcriptional regulator, with protein sequence MISGASSIPKYSLEQSGGRNNLFDIRRIGTDSREMPSILLSPHRKDFYMLVLVEEGSSRHWVDMHPYTLKADTFYFTTPHQVHVKEEQEPMKGMVLYFTEGFLDAAANQQIRQLPVIQNPDNGHEMPLEKEDVAYVRDIMLRMAEEYEQRPDWHSTMLQAYLHVLLIYLSRLYTRQFTTSEKRPGRQLLKKFLGLIESNYTQHHEVAAYAGLLNITAGHLGDVVREQSGRSAIEHIHARLLLEARRMLFHTDSSIKEIAFALGFEDASYFNRFFKRGCQQTPLAFRTAAREMYH encoded by the coding sequence GAGCAGTCCGGTGGACGGAACAATCTTTTTGACATTCGCCGGATAGGCACGGATTCCAGGGAGATGCCGTCCATTTTGCTGTCGCCGCACCGTAAGGATTTTTACATGCTGGTGCTGGTAGAGGAGGGTAGCAGCCGCCATTGGGTGGACATGCACCCTTATACGCTGAAGGCGGACACGTTTTATTTCACAACGCCGCACCAGGTGCATGTGAAAGAAGAACAGGAACCGATGAAAGGTATGGTGCTTTATTTTACCGAAGGCTTCCTGGACGCGGCTGCTAACCAGCAGATCAGGCAGCTGCCTGTCATCCAGAACCCGGACAATGGCCATGAGATGCCGTTGGAGAAGGAAGATGTGGCGTATGTCCGCGATATCATGCTGCGTATGGCGGAGGAATATGAACAGCGGCCTGACTGGCACAGTACCATGTTACAGGCTTATCTGCACGTGTTGCTGATTTATCTCAGCCGTTTGTATACCCGACAGTTTACCACCAGTGAAAAACGCCCCGGACGTCAGTTGCTGAAGAAATTCCTGGGCCTGATAGAATCAAACTACACACAACATCACGAAGTGGCGGCTTATGCCGGGTTATTGAATATTACTGCCGGCCATCTGGGGGATGTTGTCCGTGAGCAGAGCGGCCGGTCGGCTATTGAGCACATCCATGCCCGCCTGCTGCTGGAAGCCCGGCGCATGCTTTTCCATACTGACAGTTCTATCAAGGAGATTGCGTTTGCGCTGGGATTTGAAGACGCCTCTTATTTTAACCGTTTCTTTAAACGGGGCTGTCAGCAGACGCCGCTGGCCTTCCGGACAGCCGCCCGGGAAATGTACCATTGA
- a CDS encoding SDR family oxidoreductase, producing the protein MKTALITGANKSIGFETARQLLDAGYFVYIGSRDVARGEEAAAQLGSENTAVVPLDVTDAGSIHAARQLIGRTTDKLDVLINNAGIRGDFPQLPTSAPVSTIRSVFETNFFGAIEVTQTFMDLLRKAPHPRIVNVTSGLASLTLHSDPSWMYYPIKGAAYGPSKTALNAWTLALAYELRDTAFKVNVVDPGYTATDFNEHRGTGTVEDAAAIIVRFATLDADGPTGKYYSNDRDGEESPW; encoded by the coding sequence ATGAAGACAGCACTCATTACAGGAGCAAATAAAAGCATCGGCTTTGAAACCGCCAGGCAACTACTGGACGCAGGCTATTTTGTATACATCGGCAGCCGCGATGTGGCAAGGGGAGAGGAGGCTGCTGCGCAGCTGGGATCGGAAAATACCGCTGTTGTGCCGCTGGACGTAACAGATGCCGGCTCCATCCATGCGGCCCGCCAGCTGATAGGACGTACCACAGACAAACTCGATGTGCTGATTAATAATGCAGGTATCAGGGGCGATTTTCCCCAACTCCCCACATCTGCACCGGTATCGACTATACGAAGTGTTTTTGAAACCAATTTTTTCGGCGCCATTGAGGTTACCCAAACCTTTATGGACCTGTTGCGGAAAGCTCCCCATCCCAGGATCGTGAATGTTACTTCCGGCCTTGCTTCACTTACATTGCACAGTGACCCGTCATGGATGTACTATCCCATCAAAGGCGCTGCCTATGGCCCGTCTAAAACAGCGCTCAATGCCTGGACGCTCGCACTGGCTTATGAACTGCGCGACACTGCTTTTAAAGTGAATGTGGTGGACCCCGGATATACCGCTACGGATTTTAATGAACACAGAGGCACCGGCACCGTGGAAGATGCCGCGGCAATAATAGTCCGCTTCGCTACACTCGATGCGGATGGCCCGACTGGTAAGTATTACAGCAATGACAGGGATGGAGAGGAAAGTCCGTGGTAA
- a CDS encoding SRPBCC family protein: MTKISVQTIVASDARKAWQYYTQPEHITKWNFASDDWHCPSASNDLRVGGKYNARMEAKDGSWGFDFEAIYNNIDNGKSFTYVMGDGRAAEVVFEGQGNNTAVTVTFDAEDENPAEMQQAGWQAILDNYKKYTEAN, from the coding sequence ATGACCAAAATTAGCGTTCAAACGATTGTGGCTTCAGACGCCCGGAAAGCCTGGCAGTATTACACCCAGCCGGAACATATCACCAAATGGAATTTTGCATCGGACGACTGGCATTGCCCCAGCGCCAGCAACGACTTAAGGGTTGGCGGCAAATACAACGCACGCATGGAAGCCAAAGACGGCAGCTGGGGATTTGACTTTGAAGCCATCTACAACAACATCGACAACGGCAAAAGTTTTACCTATGTGATGGGCGACGGCCGTGCTGCGGAAGTTGTGTTTGAAGGCCAGGGAAACAATACAGCCGTTACCGTTACCTTCGACGCGGAAGATGAGAACCCGGCCGAGATGCAACAAGCCGGATGGCAGGCTATCCTGGACAATTACAAAAAATATACGGAAGCCAATTAA
- a CDS encoding SRPBCC domain-containing protein: MSIHLQFDFLVDKDKNTMTIRREFRAKRQLVWDAYTKSELLDKWFAPKPFTTKTKHMDFREGGYWLYAMVDPEGKEYWGRTDYQKIHPIDYYTALDAFCDDNGDINPALPRAKWDVRFQDKGENALVETVVSYASLNDLETVIKMGMEEGMKLTLEKLDELLESQG, translated from the coding sequence ATGAGCATCCACCTGCAATTTGATTTCCTGGTAGACAAGGACAAAAACACAATGACCATCCGCCGGGAGTTCCGGGCCAAACGCCAACTGGTATGGGACGCCTATACGAAAAGTGAACTGCTGGACAAGTGGTTTGCCCCCAAACCATTCACCACAAAGACCAAACACATGGACTTCCGGGAAGGTGGTTACTGGCTGTATGCCATGGTAGACCCTGAAGGCAAAGAATACTGGGGACGTACAGACTACCAGAAAATCCATCCGATTGACTATTACACCGCGCTGGACGCTTTCTGTGATGATAACGGCGATATCAACCCTGCACTGCCGCGCGCCAAATGGGACGTGCGTTTCCAGGACAAAGGCGAAAATGCGCTCGTGGAAACGGTCGTTTCCTATGCATCGCTCAACGACCTCGAAACCGTGATTAAGATGGGTATGGAAGAGGGCATGAAATTAACGCTTGAAAAACTGGATGAACTGCTGGAGTCCCAGGGCTAA
- a CDS encoding ArsR/SmtB family transcription factor, translating into MRRDIFQAVADPTRRAIMVLIAMQALTPNAIAAHFDTTRQAVSKHLKILAECELVSQEHRGREIYYQLELKKMKEIDIWLEQFRRMWEDRFNQLDTLLSNLNKQP; encoded by the coding sequence ATGAGAAGAGATATATTTCAGGCAGTAGCAGATCCTACAAGACGGGCCATCATGGTGCTTATCGCCATGCAGGCGCTGACACCCAACGCCATAGCGGCCCATTTTGACACCACCCGGCAGGCGGTATCGAAACACCTGAAAATCCTGGCGGAATGTGAACTGGTCAGCCAGGAGCACCGGGGCCGGGAGATCTATTACCAACTGGAACTGAAGAAAATGAAAGAGATAGACATCTGGCTGGAACAATTCCGCCGTATGTGGGAAGATCGTTTCAATCAACTTGACACTCTATTATCCAATTTAAATAAGCAACCATGA
- a CDS encoding SDR family oxidoreductase translates to MTQATILITGATGNVGTQLVKKLAAAEVPFKAIVRNGDNSTYLKSLPLAEIIQADLADAEAVSETLQGVDKAFLLTNSSEQAEALQLNFVTAAQAAGVQHIVKLSQFAAAEQSPVRFLRYHARVENKIKELGMAYTFLRPNLYMQGLLAFADYIKKDGQFYAAVGGAAISAVDVRDIAAVAACALTTAGHENKIYDITGGEALTHGQMADILTKVLGKPVKFIDVSPEQMEGAVRAAGFPEWQVGGLIEDYAHYARNEAVIVSQAVPEVTGQAAISFEQFVQDYKAMFI, encoded by the coding sequence ATGACACAAGCTACCATACTGATCACCGGCGCGACCGGAAATGTAGGGACACAACTGGTAAAGAAACTGGCTGCCGCCGAGGTACCTTTTAAAGCGATCGTTCGCAACGGGGATAATAGCACTTACCTGAAAAGCCTTCCCCTGGCTGAGATCATCCAGGCTGACCTGGCTGACGCCGAGGCCGTCAGTGAAACCCTGCAGGGCGTAGATAAAGCCTTTCTGCTCACAAATTCATCTGAACAGGCAGAGGCGTTGCAACTAAATTTTGTGACCGCCGCACAGGCTGCAGGGGTGCAACACATCGTTAAGTTGTCGCAGTTTGCAGCGGCGGAACAGTCGCCTGTCCGCTTCCTGCGTTACCATGCCCGCGTGGAGAACAAGATCAAAGAACTGGGCATGGCTTATACCTTCCTCCGGCCCAACCTGTATATGCAGGGACTCCTGGCCTTTGCGGACTACATCAAAAAAGACGGACAGTTTTATGCCGCCGTGGGAGGTGCTGCCATCAGCGCGGTGGACGTACGCGATATCGCAGCGGTGGCGGCCTGTGCGCTCACTACAGCAGGGCACGAAAACAAGATCTACGATATCACTGGCGGAGAAGCGCTCACACATGGTCAGATGGCGGACATACTGACCAAAGTGTTGGGGAAACCGGTGAAGTTTATTGACGTAAGCCCAGAACAGATGGAAGGTGCGGTGAGGGCTGCCGGATTCCCTGAATGGCAGGTAGGTGGCTTAATTGAGGACTATGCGCATTATGCAAGGAACGAAGCGGTGATTGTGAGCCAGGCGGTGCCGGAGGTGACCGGTCAGGCGGCAATTAGCTTTGAGCAGTTTGTGCAGGATTATAAAGCAATGTTCATATAA
- a CDS encoding DUF2314 domain-containing protein, translating into MSDKKIFFAEGESPEMLDAYAKAQATFKYFWRELSWEHRRIVPGLNVACVKVAFSQQFPGADRPTVEHMWINDINFDGDTIYGILINDPNELTNVNNGDEISVPVSQISDWLFAINDRTYGGFTMQAMRAGMTEEERQEHDEAWGLEFGDYNHVLIVNKQEENPENLIEHPMSKNMKPSFVDFLKQNPGELNATDDAGFTLLHKESIAGNLSIVEVLLEHGADTSKQTNAGKTALDYAKQLNWEHLIPVLEGK; encoded by the coding sequence ATGTCCGACAAAAAAATTTTCTTCGCAGAAGGAGAAAGCCCCGAAATGCTCGACGCTTATGCAAAAGCCCAGGCCACTTTTAAATATTTCTGGCGGGAACTTTCCTGGGAACATCGCCGTATTGTTCCCGGCCTGAACGTGGCCTGCGTAAAAGTGGCGTTCTCCCAACAGTTCCCCGGTGCTGACAGACCAACAGTAGAACACATGTGGATCAACGATATTAATTTTGATGGCGATACCATCTACGGTATCCTGATCAACGATCCGAACGAACTGACCAACGTGAACAATGGCGATGAAATCAGTGTACCGGTAAGCCAGATCAGCGACTGGCTGTTTGCCATCAACGACCGTACCTACGGCGGCTTCACCATGCAGGCTATGCGCGCGGGTATGACCGAAGAGGAACGGCAGGAACATGATGAAGCCTGGGGCCTCGAATTCGGTGACTACAACCATGTGCTCATCGTCAACAAGCAGGAAGAAAATCCGGAGAACCTCATCGAACATCCGATGAGCAAAAACATGAAGCCCAGCTTTGTAGACTTCCTGAAACAGAACCCCGGAGAGCTGAACGCAACAGACGATGCCGGTTTTACATTACTGCATAAAGAATCCATTGCCGGCAATCTCAGCATCGTGGAAGTGTTGCTGGAACATGGCGCCGATACCTCCAAACAAACTAACGCCGGGAAAACAGCCCTGGACTATGCCAAACAACTGAACTGGGAACACCTGATTCCTGTATTGGAGGGAAAATAA
- a CDS encoding SH3 domain-containing protein, with amino-acid sequence MKKLLFFLFVCISHQLFAQDFRDMRSWSLYMNGSDTVDRYVFADTAYVRASPDTKQTPVDTLLAGDNITLTGVASQSLTIRGIQGPWLKIAYTKNGEYRKGYIWQGLVSCSPMRRGDLKFVYGIERRADSIAVSGNKRDTFPKYLVRLKVVQNGVLLAKAAQVIGDDESANFSYGKVMSGMGLTNVQHIAVLSFSGEACGIPTDDYYFAWTKDGQLVQLPSKTNIGDADVYYHSEEFTFPNEKNGQPDMIVWNMEEAEATDKVDKDGAHVMKVTDKKSKRYIWDPENKKVTAIK; translated from the coding sequence ATGAAGAAGCTGTTATTTTTTTTATTTGTTTGTATCTCCCATCAACTGTTTGCGCAGGATTTCCGGGACATGCGCAGCTGGTCGCTGTACATGAACGGTAGCGACACCGTGGACCGGTACGTTTTTGCCGACACCGCCTATGTCCGGGCATCCCCCGATACCAAACAAACGCCTGTGGACACGCTGCTGGCTGGTGATAATATCACCCTCACCGGCGTTGCCTCCCAAAGCCTGACCATCCGCGGCATCCAGGGACCGTGGCTGAAAATCGCCTACACCAAAAATGGCGAATACCGCAAAGGTTACATCTGGCAGGGGCTTGTAAGCTGCTCACCGATGCGCCGCGGCGATCTCAAATTTGTATATGGCATCGAACGCAGGGCCGACAGCATCGCGGTATCCGGCAACAAAAGAGATACCTTCCCCAAATACCTCGTACGCCTGAAAGTAGTGCAAAATGGGGTGCTGCTGGCGAAAGCCGCACAAGTGATCGGCGACGATGAATCCGCCAATTTCAGTTATGGCAAAGTAATGAGCGGCATGGGCCTTACCAATGTGCAGCACATCGCCGTGCTCTCCTTCTCCGGTGAAGCCTGTGGTATCCCGACAGACGATTACTATTTCGCCTGGACCAAAGACGGCCAGCTGGTACAACTGCCCTCCAAAACCAATATCGGCGATGCCGATGTTTACTATCACAGCGAAGAGTTCACCTTCCCTAATGAAAAAAACGGGCAGCCCGATATGATCGTGTGGAATATGGAAGAAGCCGAAGCCACCGACAAAGTGGACAAGGATGGCGCACATGTCATGAAAGTGACCGACAAAAAAAGCAAACGTTATATCTGGGACCCGGAAAACAAAAAAGTCACCGCGATAAAATAG
- a CDS encoding GNAT family N-acetyltransferase translates to MKYNIKGRTYTYIAGIKDNNPVRLSFDQLSVQTFRLSFEPWHQNGYWDHTCVPHVLMDGDTVIANATVNVLQVRWQEKEQTWLQLGTVMTHPDYRHQGLSRWLMDKIFEEWKGQYDVMFLFANEKVLDFYPKFGFVPAGEYQYHTRQLAPQPGKVRQLDMDNAADRALLLQKYAQSNPFAALTVTSPAGLLMFYCTQSMQSCIYHLEDVDMVAVVEHEDGVMTCHDIFGETHQSLSDILPVLMKKDTQQITLGFTPKDNSGFTMLPLKTEDLTLFVLEKNLRLFSGNQLMIPTLAHT, encoded by the coding sequence ATGAAATACAATATCAAGGGTAGAACATATACCTATATTGCCGGCATCAAAGACAATAACCCCGTCAGACTTAGTTTTGATCAGCTTTCCGTCCAAACGTTCCGCCTCAGCTTTGAGCCGTGGCACCAAAACGGCTATTGGGACCATACCTGCGTGCCGCATGTGCTCATGGACGGCGATACCGTTATTGCCAATGCCACCGTCAACGTCCTGCAGGTACGCTGGCAGGAAAAAGAGCAGACCTGGCTGCAGCTGGGCACTGTCATGACACACCCTGACTACCGCCACCAGGGCCTTTCCCGGTGGCTGATGGATAAAATCTTCGAAGAGTGGAAAGGACAGTACGATGTGATGTTCCTTTTCGCCAATGAAAAAGTGCTTGACTTTTACCCGAAGTTCGGATTTGTGCCGGCAGGCGAATACCAGTATCATACCCGGCAGCTGGCACCACAACCAGGAAAAGTACGTCAGCTGGATATGGACAACGCGGCCGACCGCGCGCTGCTGCTCCAAAAATATGCGCAGTCCAACCCGTTTGCCGCGCTCACCGTCACCAGTCCCGCCGGCCTGTTGATGTTCTACTGCACACAGTCGATGCAGTCATGCATCTATCACCTGGAGGATGTAGATATGGTAGCTGTGGTGGAACACGAAGATGGTGTGATGACCTGTCATGATATTTTCGGTGAGACCCATCAATCGTTGAGTGATATTTTGCCGGTGCTGATGAAAAAAGACACCCAACAAATAACGCTGGGCTTTACACCGAAAGATAATAGCGGCTTTACCATGCTGCCGTTGAAGACAGAAGACCTCACGCTGTTTGTACTGGAGAAAAACCTGCGTCTTTTCTCCGGTAATCAGCTGATGATACCAACCTTAGCACATACATAA
- a CDS encoding SRPBCC domain-containing protein, with product MENQTALLSASTLVKAPIEKIWDYWTGPEHIMQWNNPSTEWKTTSVENDVRSGGKFSFVMETANGSGFTFAGTYDEVILHEKLSYVLSDGRRTIDLFSITPEGVSITELFDPEKGTPETEQQAFCAGVLEHFRRYAENH from the coding sequence ATGGAAAACCAGACTGCGCTTCTCTCCGCCTCTACATTGGTAAAAGCGCCCATCGAAAAAATATGGGACTACTGGACAGGGCCGGAACACATCATGCAATGGAACAATCCATCCACTGAATGGAAAACCACCTCCGTAGAAAATGACGTCCGCTCCGGCGGCAAATTCAGCTTCGTCATGGAAACAGCCAATGGCAGTGGTTTCACCTTCGCAGGCACCTATGACGAAGTGATACTCCATGAAAAACTCAGCTACGTCCTGTCCGACGGCAGAAGGACCATCGACCTGTTCAGCATTACCCCGGAAGGCGTATCCATCACCGAGCTGTTTGATCCGGAAAAAGGTACGCCCGAAACTGAGCAACAGGCTTTCTGCGCAGGCGTGCTCGAACACTTCCGCCGGTATGCAGAAAATCATTGA
- a CDS encoding alpha/beta hydrolase fold domain-containing protein, with the protein MDIQQIRQQFDQLGDIYPTDETVKIESTTIAGVRCHWFIPVNATVGELIILLHGGSYALGSLHSHRAMTSHFASTLRRKILLVEYALAPEHPFPAGCNDAEKVYRHIAAAYPATSIFLLGDSAGGGILVSVIHQLSGTPVKQPAGVVLISPWLDLRCENESYETRRANDPILSKEEMKRFADYYAQGRIEAASAGLRTFGTFPPVLILTGSREVLYDDSKHFYDRIRTVAPFADMITFEGQTHVWPLTAIQSPATISTLEKISAFMDVHG; encoded by the coding sequence ATGGATATTCAACAAATAAGACAACAGTTCGACCAGCTGGGAGACATCTACCCTACCGATGAAACCGTAAAAATTGAAAGCACGACCATAGCAGGTGTGCGCTGTCACTGGTTTATACCAGTCAACGCTACCGTCGGTGAACTCATCATACTGCTGCACGGCGGCTCCTATGCACTAGGCTCGTTGCATTCACACCGGGCCATGACCAGCCACTTCGCCTCCACGCTCCGCCGCAAAATACTGCTGGTGGAATATGCGCTGGCGCCTGAACATCCGTTCCCCGCAGGCTGCAACGATGCCGAGAAAGTATACCGTCATATCGCTGCCGCCTATCCAGCCACCAGCATATTCCTGTTGGGCGACAGCGCCGGCGGCGGCATACTCGTCTCCGTCATCCACCAGTTATCCGGTACGCCCGTCAAACAGCCCGCCGGTGTGGTGCTCATCTCGCCCTGGCTGGACCTCCGCTGCGAGAACGAATCATATGAGACACGCCGTGCCAACGACCCTATCCTCAGCAAAGAAGAGATGAAACGGTTTGCGGATTACTACGCACAAGGCAGGATTGAAGCCGCCAGCGCAGGATTGCGCACCTTCGGCACCTTCCCTCCGGTACTGATACTGACAGGCTCACGGGAAGTACTATACGACGACAGCAAACATTTCTATGATCGCATCCGGACTGTCGCTCCCTTCGCCGATATGATCACCTTTGAAGGGCAGACACATGTATGGCCGCTGACAGCCATACAGTCGCCAGCCACCATCAGCACACTGGAGAAAATCAGCGCCTTCATGGATGTTCATGGATAA
- a CDS encoding SDR family NAD(P)-dependent oxidoreductase: MKGKTILITGGTSGLGAAAARAFAAMEARVIFCGRRLAEGLQLETNIRPDGGEATFVQADVTNEQEVEHLLNETCRRYGPPDVAFNNAGANLYTGPLEQMTSRQFSDTLAVNLTGIFHSLKYEILAMKAHGGSIINTASTAGVKGVGQGIAAYVAAKHGVIGLTKAAALEQARHNIRVNALVVSAIQTEQWLQRMAAKPGMQEKIAAGMPIGRISTVEDIIPLILFLASEQSTYITGAAIPVDGGITAG; this comes from the coding sequence ATGAAAGGTAAAACCATATTGATCACCGGCGGTACTTCTGGGCTGGGTGCCGCCGCCGCCCGAGCCTTCGCCGCCATGGAGGCGCGGGTAATTTTTTGTGGCCGCCGCCTTGCTGAAGGATTACAATTGGAAACCAACATCCGTCCGGACGGTGGCGAAGCCACCTTCGTACAAGCCGATGTTACGAACGAGCAGGAAGTGGAACACCTCCTCAACGAAACATGCAGGCGGTACGGCCCGCCGGATGTTGCTTTTAACAATGCCGGCGCCAACCTATATACCGGTCCGCTGGAACAGATGACCAGCCGCCAGTTCTCCGATACGCTGGCAGTGAACCTCACAGGCATCTTCCATTCCCTCAAATATGAGATACTGGCCATGAAAGCCCACGGTGGCAGCATCATCAACACCGCCAGCACAGCGGGCGTGAAAGGCGTAGGTCAGGGCATCGCGGCGTACGTGGCCGCCAAACACGGCGTCATCGGCCTTACCAAAGCGGCAGCGCTGGAACAGGCACGTCACAACATCCGTGTCAACGCGCTGGTGGTGAGCGCCATCCAGACGGAACAATGGCTGCAACGCATGGCCGCTAAACCCGGCATGCAGGAAAAAATAGCCGCCGGCATGCCCATCGGCAGGATATCTACGGTGGAAGACATCATCCCCCTTATCCTGTTTCTCGCATCAGAACAGTCCACATACATCACCGGCGCTGCTATCCCTGTCGATGGCGGCATCACCGCCGGATAA
- a CDS encoding winged helix-turn-helix domain-containing protein, giving the protein MFNDLDPVLNTPVRLAIVSVLIKLKQADFAYLMETTNTTQGNLSHQIKKLSEAAYIEVIKTYKGNYPHTICKLTAKGRKAFEQYVDDIKKYLHL; this is encoded by the coding sequence ATGTTCAATGATTTAGATCCTGTTTTAAATACACCGGTACGATTGGCCATCGTGTCCGTACTGATCAAATTAAAACAGGCCGATTTTGCCTATTTGATGGAAACCACCAATACTACGCAGGGCAACCTGAGCCATCAGATCAAAAAACTGAGTGAAGCAGCATATATCGAAGTGATTAAAACCTATAAGGGCAACTATCCGCATACCATCTGTAAACTTACCGCCAAAGGCCGTAAAGCTTTTGAGCAGTATGTGGACGATATTAAAAAATACCTGCATCTGTAA